The Ornithinimicrobium sufpigmenti genome includes the window GCTCGTCATCGGGATCGGCCTCATCCCCACCGGCATCCAGCTCTTCGCCGGCGGTGCCGGGGCCGAGGACCTGGGGTCCCTGCGCAACTTCGCCGTGGCCACCTTCGTCCTGGTGGCGATCCTGGTGCTGTACCGGTACGGCCGTGGCTTCATCGGGGCGGCGGCGGTGCTCATCGGCATCATCGCCGGCTACGGGGTCGCCTCCGGGCTGGGGATGGTCGACTGGGGCCGGGTCGGCTCGGCGGCCTGGTTCTCGGTGCCTCAACCTCTGCAGTTCGGGCTCGAGTTTCCCGCGGCGGCCCTCATCGCCATGGGTGCGATGGCCGTGGCCACCTCGATCGAGACGGTCGGTGACATCTCGGCCCTGACCAAGGCCGGTGACCAGCGTCAGCCGACGACGAACGAGATGCGCGGCGGCCTCATGGGCGACGGTGTGGGGACGGCCGTGGCAGCGCTCTTCAGCGCGCTGCCCAACACCTCCTTCTCCCAGAACGTGGGTCTGGTCGCCTTCACCGGGGTGATGAGCCGCTTCGTGGTGACGATCGGGGCGGTATTCCTGGTCCTGTCCGGTTTCGTGCCCAAGCTGGCGATGGTCATCGCCGTCATCCCCCCGTCGGTCATCGGCGGAGCTGCGGTCGTGATGTTCGGCATGATCATCTCCGCCGGCATCAGCCTGCTGACCACGCGCCCGCTGACCCAGAACGACCTCATCATCATCGCGGTGTCCGTCGTGGTCGGCCAGGGCTTCGCCTGGCGGCCGGAGATCGCCGCCAACCTGCCGGAGAACCTCGCCGCGCTGATGACCTCCGGCATCGTGCCCGCCGCCGCGATCGCCATCGTGCTCTACTCGATGAAGCCACGGGAGGAACGACTCCTCGACGTGGACACCCCGCTGGCCGGGCACTTCGCCGAGGACCAGGAGCAGCCCGCCGGACCGGGCACCGCCGTGCGCCCCGCCTCCGCCACCGACGATCCAGCCCCCCGCCGCCCCGCCCCCGAGGAGAACGATCGATGAACAGCACCGCCCTGCACGAGCTGGGGCTCGTGGAGCTGCGTGACGCCCTGCGCTCCCGCACGGTC containing:
- a CDS encoding uracil-xanthine permease family protein, whose amino-acid sequence is MSTTSPTTIRYGLDDRPPLRRAVPLGLQHVMVMMASNVTIPVILATAIGASPEDTAFLVQVALLVAGIATLVQTLGIGPVGARLPIVQGTSFGFLVVSIPLAQDYGLGAVFGGALFAGVVQVLFGAVFSKIRRFFPPLVAGIVVLVIGIGLIPTGIQLFAGGAGAEDLGSLRNFAVATFVLVAILVLYRYGRGFIGAAAVLIGIIAGYGVASGLGMVDWGRVGSAAWFSVPQPLQFGLEFPAAALIAMGAMAVATSIETVGDISALTKAGDQRQPTTNEMRGGLMGDGVGTAVAALFSALPNTSFSQNVGLVAFTGVMSRFVVTIGAVFLVLSGFVPKLAMVIAVIPPSVIGGAAVVMFGMIISAGISLLTTRPLTQNDLIIIAVSVVVGQGFAWRPEIAANLPENLAALMTSGIVPAAAIAIVLYSMKPREERLLDVDTPLAGHFAEDQEQPAGPGTAVRPASATDDPAPRRPAPEENDR